One genomic segment of Flagellimonas marinaquae includes these proteins:
- a CDS encoding ABC transporter ATP-binding protein: protein MNYFKKILRFAKPYRKYGFLNIFFNILYALFSALSYAALIPMLNVLFDKTKRVSEPPTFQGIGKLKEYFEGYMNYQVTLHSGDDPMKGLFLAIGLILFLFFFKNIFNYLAMYFITFLRNGVLKDIRNKMYQKIVDLPISYFSEKKKGDVIARITSDVLEIQHSFLSILELIVREPLTILFTIIVMFLISAKLTIFVFIFIPIAGMIISRIGKSLKKKSDKVQKEQGEFLSIVEETLGGLRVIKAFNAESRFFKIFQNSTSRFFKFSNSLLNRQNLSSPTSEFLGIVVFGVLLWYGGRMVLLEGSLDAASFISYMGLAFNILTPAKAISKASYGVKKGNSAAERVLEILESENPIKNIEGAENKSDFNTGIELRNVAFKYEDDYVLSAFNLKVDKGKTVALVGQSGSGKSTVANLVTRFYDVNQGEILIDGTNIKNITKKSLRGLMGLVTQDSILFNDSVKNNIALGKENANMDEIMEAAKVANAHDFIMELPQGYETNIGDSGNKLSGGQKQRLSIARAVLKNPPIMILDEATSALDTESERLVQDALEKMMQNRTSVVIAHRLSTIQNADMIVVMSKGEIVEQGTHEELMKSAKNYKKLVEMQSFS, encoded by the coding sequence ATGAACTACTTTAAAAAGATTCTCCGATTTGCGAAGCCATATCGCAAATACGGTTTTCTAAATATATTTTTCAATATCCTTTATGCATTGTTCAGTGCGTTGTCCTACGCCGCGCTGATACCAATGCTCAATGTCCTTTTCGACAAGACCAAACGTGTAAGCGAGCCACCGACCTTTCAAGGTATCGGTAAATTAAAGGAGTATTTTGAAGGTTATATGAACTATCAGGTAACCCTTCACTCGGGGGACGACCCCATGAAAGGACTGTTCTTGGCCATTGGCTTGATCCTCTTTTTGTTCTTTTTTAAGAACATCTTCAATTATCTGGCCATGTATTTTATCACATTTTTGAGAAATGGGGTACTTAAGGACATACGAAACAAAATGTACCAAAAGATAGTAGATCTGCCCATCTCCTATTTTTCAGAAAAGAAGAAAGGGGATGTTATCGCAAGGATCACATCAGATGTATTGGAAATCCAACACTCCTTTCTATCTATTTTGGAATTGATTGTAAGGGAGCCGCTTACCATACTTTTTACCATCATTGTAATGTTCTTGATAAGTGCCAAGCTTACCATTTTTGTTTTCATATTTATTCCCATAGCCGGAATGATCATATCCCGGATAGGTAAATCCTTGAAGAAGAAATCGGACAAGGTACAAAAAGAGCAAGGTGAATTTCTTTCCATTGTCGAGGAGACTTTGGGAGGGCTTCGGGTAATTAAAGCGTTCAATGCCGAATCCAGATTCTTTAAAATATTTCAGAATTCTACCTCGCGTTTTTTCAAATTCTCCAATTCACTGTTAAATCGGCAAAACCTATCATCACCCACTAGCGAATTTCTTGGGATCGTTGTTTTTGGTGTATTGCTATGGTACGGAGGGCGAATGGTTCTTTTGGAAGGCTCTCTGGACGCCGCATCGTTTATATCCTATATGGGACTGGCATTTAATATTTTAACACCGGCCAAAGCCATCAGTAAAGCATCTTACGGTGTTAAAAAAGGAAATTCCGCAGCAGAACGTGTTCTGGAAATATTGGAATCGGAAAACCCCATCAAAAATATAGAGGGTGCCGAAAATAAATCCGATTTTAATACGGGAATTGAACTAAGGAATGTTGCCTTTAAATATGAAGATGATTATGTGCTTTCAGCATTTAACCTAAAGGTGGACAAGGGCAAAACCGTGGCCTTGGTGGGTCAATCTGGAAGTGGAAAAAGCACAGTGGCCAATTTGGTGACCCGCTTTTATGACGTAAACCAAGGTGAGATTTTGATAGATGGCACCAATATAAAGAACATAACAAAAAAATCGCTCCGTGGACTTATGGGCTTGGTTACACAAGATTCCATATTGTTTAATGATTCGGTAAAGAACAATATAGCACTTGGTAAAGAAAATGCCAACATGGATGAAATTATGGAAGCGGCCAAAGTTGCGAACGCACACGATTTCATAATGGAGCTGCCCCAAGGTTACGAGACCAATATCGGTGATAGCGGCAACAAATTGAGCGGTGGACAAAAACAACGGCTATCCATTGCAAGAGCCGTCCTTAAAAATCCACCCATAATGATCTTGGACGAGGCCACTTCGGCATTGGATACCGAAAGTGAACGTTTGGTGCAGGATGCATTGGAAAAAATGATGCAGAACCGCACCTCGGTAGTAATTGCACATCGACTCTCTACAATACAAAATGCGGATATGATCGTAGTGATGAGCAAAGGTGAAATTGTAGAACAAGGAACACACGAGGAATTGATGAAATCTGCCAAAAACTACAAGAAACTGGTAGAGATGCAATCGTTTTCCTAG
- a CDS encoding RNA polymerase sigma factor: MIAEETLVQELKQEESRAQAFEVLVNTYKERLYWHIRRIVLNHDDADDVLQNTFIKVYKNIDNFKGESKLYSWMYRIATNESLTFLKQKSKKIGISDQELKDRMVDNLQADVYFEGSEIQLKLQKALATLPDKQKLVFTMKYYQEMKYSEISEVLETSEGALKASYHLAVKKIETYLRDN; the protein is encoded by the coding sequence TTGATCGCTGAGGAAACCCTAGTACAAGAGCTTAAGCAGGAAGAAAGTCGAGCGCAGGCCTTTGAAGTATTGGTAAATACCTACAAAGAACGTCTGTATTGGCATATTCGGAGAATTGTGCTTAATCACGACGACGCAGATGACGTACTCCAGAACACTTTTATAAAAGTCTATAAAAACATTGATAACTTTAAAGGTGAAAGTAAATTATACTCTTGGATGTACAGAATAGCTACCAACGAATCGCTGACCTTTTTAAAACAAAAGTCCAAAAAAATAGGGATAAGCGATCAAGAGTTAAAGGACCGAATGGTAGATAATCTTCAGGCAGATGTTTATTTTGAGGGCAGTGAAATCCAGTTAAAGCTGCAAAAAGCATTGGCTACCCTTCCAGACAAGCAAAAATTGGTGTTTACCATGAAGTATTATCAGGAAATGAAATACAGTGAGATTTCCGAGGTGCTGGAAACTTCGGAAGGCGCTTTAAAAGCAAGCTATCACTTGGCCGTTAAAAAAATTGAAACGTATCTTAGAGACAATTAA
- a CDS encoding DUF6515 family protein, with translation MKSLKTFLMIAVIAGALTSCKAQTTVVKVYPKHGTVVTHISNPRTIVHKKTNYYYADGVWYRAQGKKYIVTAVPAGVKVRTLPRGSKVVYRNGRRFYQYRGVWYKKRGRNYVVVNV, from the coding sequence ATGAAAAGTTTGAAGACATTTTTAATGATAGCAGTAATAGCAGGCGCACTCACCTCCTGTAAAGCGCAAACAACAGTCGTAAAGGTCTACCCAAAACATGGCACAGTGGTCACGCACATATCCAACCCAAGGACAATTGTGCACAAAAAGACCAATTATTACTACGCTGATGGAGTTTGGTACAGAGCTCAAGGAAAAAAGTATATCGTTACGGCCGTACCCGCCGGAGTCAAAGTAAGGACATTGCCCCGGGGCAGTAAAGTAGTATATAGAAATGGACGTCGATTTTACCAATACCGGGGAGTTTGGTATAAAAAAAGAGGGCGCAATTACGTTGTGGTAAACGTTTAA
- a CDS encoding WD40/YVTN/BNR-like repeat-containing protein, with protein MRYICSLIMALVLFSCAEEHKKLPFTSVEITPVFNDSVSIRAITFLDGRTLAFAGSNGVYGTVDVNSLQVRSNVQTYDSLTPSFRAVGSTSEDFFMLSIESPALLYKTGDKGKMEVVYKEEGEGVFYDSLTFWNNMEGIAVGDTVDGCLSVIITRDGGNSWTKVPCSDLPEGVEGEGAFAASNSNIAVKGDKAWVGTTEGRVYFSDDKGMTWEVQETPIIADEPTQGIYAMDFFNENIGFAIGGDYTQPKSNKANKVKTIDGGKTWQLVADGHEPGYKSCVQFVPNSNGEALVAAGFTGISYSSDGGESWKELSEEPFFTLRFLNDSTAFAAGNKRIAKLLFR; from the coding sequence ATGAGATACATATGCTCCCTGATAATGGCTCTAGTTTTATTTTCTTGTGCAGAAGAACATAAAAAGCTACCCTTTACCTCCGTTGAAATAACTCCAGTTTTTAATGATTCCGTCAGCATTCGTGCTATTACATTTTTGGATGGCAGAACACTGGCCTTTGCGGGAAGCAATGGTGTTTATGGTACGGTGGACGTAAATTCGTTGCAAGTTCGCAGTAATGTGCAGACCTACGATTCGCTGACCCCTAGTTTTAGGGCGGTAGGCAGTACCTCCGAGGATTTTTTTATGCTTTCTATTGAAAGTCCCGCTTTGTTGTACAAAACCGGGGATAAAGGAAAAATGGAAGTGGTTTACAAAGAGGAGGGCGAAGGCGTTTTTTATGATAGCCTTACTTTTTGGAACAACATGGAAGGGATTGCGGTTGGGGATACTGTGGACGGTTGCCTTTCTGTAATCATTACAAGGGACGGGGGGAACAGTTGGACCAAAGTACCTTGCTCGGATCTGCCCGAAGGAGTAGAAGGCGAGGGGGCATTTGCGGCGAGCAATAGTAACATTGCCGTAAAAGGAGATAAAGCTTGGGTCGGTACCACCGAAGGACGGGTCTACTTTTCCGATGACAAGGGCATGACCTGGGAAGTACAGGAAACCCCAATAATAGCGGACGAACCGACCCAGGGTATCTATGCCATGGATTTTTTTAATGAAAATATTGGGTTTGCCATAGGTGGGGACTACACCCAACCCAAATCCAATAAGGCCAATAAGGTCAAAACCATTGATGGTGGCAAGACATGGCAATTGGTTGCTGATGGTCACGAGCCCGGCTATAAGAGTTGTGTGCAGTTTGTGCCCAATTCCAATGGGGAAGCCTTGGTTGCAGCCGGATTTACGGGAATTTCCTATTCCTCCGATGGGGGTGAGAGCTGGAAGGAATTGAGTGAAGAGCCTTTTTTTACTCTTCGGTTTTTAAATGATTCCACAGCTTTTGCAGCTGGGAACAAGAGAATTGCCAAGTTGTTGTTCCGGTAA
- a CDS encoding RsmB/NOP family class I SAM-dependent RNA methyltransferase, protein MRLHRNLVFAVIDALHMIFNEGEYADKVIEKVLRYDKRWGARDRGFIAETTYDIVRWKRLYSEIAEVHEPYSKPHLFRLFGVWCVLRGIRIPDWKQLEGTPERRIKGRFDELSKIRKFRESIPDWMDELGEKSLGSELWTKEIAAQNQQAEVILRTNTLKIPKPQLKAFLTKEDIATEFIDGYPDALKLVERKNVFVTEAFKDGLFEVQDASSQLVAPFLEVEPGQRVIDACAGAGGKTLHLASQMQNKGQLIALDIYESKLKKLKKRARRNGVHNVETRAIDSTKVIKKLHNSADRVLLDAPCSGLGVIKRNPDSKWKLEPEFVDRIMGVQQDILQNYSKMVKKGGQMVYATCSILPQENSDQVKNFLDSENGKDFEFVRERNVFASETGFDGFYMALLKKKS, encoded by the coding sequence ATGCGTTTACACAGAAACTTGGTATTTGCCGTAATTGATGCCCTACACATGATTTTTAACGAAGGGGAATATGCCGATAAGGTAATCGAAAAAGTATTGCGTTACGACAAACGTTGGGGTGCCCGCGATCGCGGATTTATTGCCGAGACCACGTATGATATAGTTCGATGGAAACGCCTATACTCGGAAATTGCCGAGGTACACGAACCGTACAGCAAACCACATTTATTTCGTTTGTTCGGGGTTTGGTGCGTGCTGAGAGGTATCCGGATTCCTGATTGGAAACAACTGGAAGGTACTCCGGAACGTCGCATTAAGGGCAGGTTCGATGAATTGTCCAAAATTCGCAAATTCAGGGAATCAATTCCTGATTGGATGGACGAACTAGGTGAAAAATCGTTGGGTTCCGAACTTTGGACCAAAGAGATAGCCGCTCAGAACCAACAAGCAGAGGTGATTCTAAGAACAAATACCCTTAAAATACCAAAACCTCAACTGAAGGCTTTTTTGACTAAAGAAGATATAGCTACCGAGTTTATAGATGGCTATCCAGATGCATTGAAACTTGTGGAACGCAAAAATGTTTTTGTTACCGAAGCATTTAAAGATGGATTGTTCGAGGTACAGGACGCCTCTTCCCAATTGGTTGCCCCATTTTTGGAGGTAGAGCCCGGTCAGCGTGTAATCGATGCTTGTGCGGGTGCCGGAGGAAAAACGCTTCACTTGGCTTCGCAAATGCAGAACAAAGGGCAATTGATCGCCTTGGACATTTATGAAAGTAAATTGAAAAAGCTGAAGAAGAGAGCCCGTCGCAACGGTGTACACAATGTGGAAACCAGGGCTATAGACTCCACTAAAGTCATAAAAAAATTGCACAACAGTGCCGACCGAGTGTTGCTTGATGCACCTTGCTCTGGATTGGGAGTAATCAAACGTAATCCTGATTCAAAATGGAAATTGGAACCCGAATTCGTGGACCGCATTATGGGGGTTCAGCAAGATATTCTGCAGAACTATAGCAAAATGGTAAAAAAGGGAGGTCAAATGGTCTATGCCACCTGTTCCATTCTGCCCCAAGAAAACTCAGATCAGGTCAAGAACTTTTTAGATTCGGAGAACGGGAAAGATTTTGAATTTGTTCGGGAACGAAATGTTTTTGCCTCGGAAACAGGGTTCGATGGTTTTTATATGGCCTTGTTAAAAAAGAAATCCTGA
- a CDS encoding amidohydrolase: MKTTNLLCGILLFAGIITATAQKKYSKSQIKKLKEEVETLVEANRKQTQVMVDKIFSFAELGFQEEESSKYLTGILEENGFTIEHSISNIPTAWFATWSNGDGPVIALGSDVDCIPKASQYPGVAYHKPIVEGAPGHGEGHNAGIPLNITSALAVKEVMEKEGIGGTLILWPGIAEELVAAKAWYVRDGLFDDIDMCIFTHVSSNLSVSWGPTRGTGLISVEYMFEGEAAHSAGAPWRGRSALDAAELMNVGWNYKREHLHPLKRSHSIFTDSGDQPNVVPSKAAIWFYFRDVTYEGIMEMYAEANDIAKGAALMTGTKMTSRVLGTAWPRHFNKIIAETMYENIKQVGLPTWSEADQKLAKAVQAEIQSKTTTGLPTELSKIGLPVLEPVSGGSDDIGDISWKIPTVTMRFPSNIPGLPGHHWANAITMATPIAHKGVTAGAKAEALTVMDFLLKPELLEQAWDYFNNEQTKETKYQPMIAADDMPPTYLNKDKQDMFRSALKEFYYDETKYDTYLEQLGVDYPTVKQ, from the coding sequence ATGAAAACGACCAACCTCTTGTGCGGGATACTTCTTTTCGCGGGCATAATTACTGCAACAGCACAAAAAAAATATTCCAAAAGCCAGATTAAAAAGTTAAAAGAAGAAGTAGAAACTCTTGTGGAGGCCAATAGAAAGCAGACACAGGTTATGGTGGATAAAATTTTCAGTTTTGCAGAATTGGGCTTTCAAGAAGAGGAGAGTTCCAAATATCTTACCGGTATTTTAGAGGAAAATGGATTTACCATAGAGCATTCCATTTCCAATATTCCAACGGCTTGGTTTGCCACATGGAGCAATGGCGATGGTCCGGTTATTGCCTTGGGGAGCGATGTTGATTGTATTCCCAAAGCCTCACAATACCCTGGTGTCGCGTACCACAAACCTATAGTGGAAGGCGCTCCTGGGCATGGAGAAGGACATAATGCGGGCATTCCTTTGAACATTACCTCGGCATTGGCCGTTAAGGAAGTAATGGAGAAAGAGGGCATTGGCGGTACCTTGATTCTTTGGCCGGGTATTGCAGAAGAATTGGTCGCAGCAAAAGCATGGTACGTCCGCGATGGTCTTTTTGATGATATTGATATGTGCATTTTTACCCATGTAAGCAGTAATCTGAGTGTTTCTTGGGGACCAACGAGGGGAACAGGGCTCATTTCCGTGGAATATATGTTTGAAGGCGAAGCAGCTCATTCGGCCGGGGCGCCTTGGCGAGGAAGAAGTGCTCTCGACGCTGCAGAACTTATGAACGTAGGGTGGAATTACAAAAGAGAGCACCTGCATCCATTAAAACGTTCACATTCCATTTTTACCGATTCCGGGGACCAACCCAATGTAGTGCCTTCCAAAGCCGCTATTTGGTTTTATTTTAGGGATGTTACCTACGAAGGGATTATGGAAATGTATGCCGAAGCCAACGATATTGCGAAAGGTGCGGCTTTGATGACGGGTACTAAAATGACCTCACGTGTATTGGGAACTGCCTGGCCAAGACACTTTAATAAGATCATTGCGGAGACGATGTACGAAAATATAAAGCAAGTTGGTCTCCCAACATGGTCAGAGGCCGACCAAAAACTAGCAAAAGCGGTGCAAGCTGAAATACAATCCAAGACCACGACCGGATTACCTACCGAATTGTCAAAAATAGGACTTCCGGTATTGGAACCGGTAAGTGGAGGTTCTGACGATATCGGGGATATTTCATGGAAAATACCCACGGTAACCATGCGTTTTCCTTCAAATATTCCTGGTTTGCCGGGGCATCACTGGGCAAATGCCATAACTATGGCGACACCGATTGCCCATAAGGGTGTAACGGCCGGAGCCAAGGCCGAGGCCCTGACGGTCATGGATTTTTTATTGAAGCCGGAACTTTTGGAGCAGGCTTGGGATTATTTTAACAACGAACAGACCAAGGAAACCAAATATCAGCCTATGATTGCTGCGGATGATATGCCACCCACGTATTTGAACAAGGATAAGCAGGATATGTTCCGATCTGCATTGAAGGAATTTTACTATGATGAGACCAAATACGATACCTATTTGGAGCAATTGGGTGTTGATTACCCCACGGTCAAGCAATAA